A section of the Triticum dicoccoides isolate Atlit2015 ecotype Zavitan chromosome 7A, WEW_v2.0, whole genome shotgun sequence genome encodes:
- the LOC119328472 gene encoding aquaporin NIP1-4-like encodes MARRDDDSAYTNGSVSVNDFSVEDGRKEKDVSADYHPDQDMVCGFPVSVSFLQMLLAELFSTFFLLFAGMGAIVVNEEKQGAVTFPGITVVWGMAVMVMVYTVGHISGAHMNPAVTVGFAIAHRFPWKRVPAYMVVQMVAALIASFLLRLLFGEKHEFAPVTLPTGSNLQSLVVEFITTFYLVFVIMAVATDDRASGQMAGLAVGATIMLNALFSGPVTGASMNPARSIGPALVSGKFKSLWVYVLGPFAGGAAGAWAYGLVRHTSKPLREITKSTGRA; translated from the exons ATGGCCAGGCGGGACGACGACTCCGCTTACACGAATGGATCGGTGTCGGTGAACGATTTCTCCGTGGAGGatgggaggaaggagaaggatgTGTCTGCTGATTACCACCCTGACCAAGACATGGTCTGTGGCTTCCCCGTCTCTGTTTCTTTTCTTCAGATG CTCCTCGCCGAGTTATTCTCCACATTCTTCTTGCTGTTCGCCGGCATGGGCGCCATCGTGGTGAACGAGGAGAAGCAGGGCGCGGTCACGTTCCCGGGCATCACCGTGGTGTGGGGGATGGCCGTCATGGTCATGGTCTACACCGTCGGCCACATCTCCGGCGCCCACATGAACCCCGCCGTCACGGTCGGCTTCGCCATCGCCCACCGGTTCCCCTGGAAGCGG GTGCCGGCTTACATGGTGGTGCAGATGGTGGCCGCGCTGATCGCGAgctttctgctgcggctgctgttcGGCGAGAAGCACGAGTTCGCGCCGGTGACGCTGCCCACGGGCTCCAACCTCCAGTCGCTCGTGGTGGAGTTCATCACCACTTTCTACCTCGTCTTCGTCATCATGGCCGTGGCTACAGACGACCGAGCG TCGGGGCAGATGGCTGGGCTGGCTGTGGGCGCAACCATCATGCTTAACGCGCTATTCTCTGG GCCGGTGACGGGAGCATCGATGAACCCGGCGAGGAGCATCGGGCCAGCGCTGGTGTCGGGCAAGTTCAAGTCGCTCTGGGTGTACGTCCTCGGGCCGTTCGCCGGcggggcggccggagcttgggCTTACGGTCTCGTCCGCCACACCAGCAAGCCGCTGCGCGAGATCACCAAGAGCACCGGCCGGGCTTAA